One region of Drosophila subobscura isolate 14011-0131.10 chromosome J, UCBerk_Dsub_1.0, whole genome shotgun sequence genomic DNA includes:
- the LOC117893063 gene encoding purine nucleoside phosphorylase isoform X3, translating to MTGYNSKGDVATSNGNHRNGHSNGSSSNGDRPADDLAQENQTYPYEVIQEIADFIVKGAGMRPKIGIICGSGLGSLADIIQDAKIFEYEKIPNFPVSTVEGHAGKLVVGHLEGAIVMAMQGRFHFYEGYPLAKCSMPVRVMKLCGVEYLFATNAAGGINPKFAVGDIMLMHDHVNMLGFAGNSPLQGPNDPRFGPRFPALVNSYNKDLINKALEIGKSMGIESNMHVGVYSCLGGPTYETIAELKALRMMGVDAVGMSTVHEVITARHCDMKVFAFSLITNKCSTEYSDKKDEEANHDEVMSVAKNRQKACCELVARLVREIHAQS from the exons atgaCGGGCTATAATTCCAAAGGCGATGTGGCCACCAGCAATGGCAATCATAGGAACGGAcacagcaatggcagcagcagcaacggcgacaGGCCGGCCGACGACTTGGCGCAGGAGAATCAAAC GTATCCATATGAGGTTATCCAGGAAATCGCCGACTTCATTGTGAAGGGCGCTGGCATGCGGCCCAAGATTGGCATCATTTGCGGCTCGGGACTGGGCTCGCTGGCCGACATCATTCAGGATGCGAAGATCTTTGAGTACGAGAAGATCCCAAACTTTCCGGTGTCGACGGTGGAGGGTCACGCCGGCAAGCTGGTTGTCGGCCATCTGGAGGGTGCCATCGTGATGGCCATGCAGGGACGGTTCCACTTCTACGAGGGCTATCCCCTGGCCAAGTGCTCCATGCCGGTGCGCGTGATGAAGCTGTGCGGAGTGGAGTATCTGTTCGCCACGAATGCGGCCGGCGGCATCAACCCCAAGTTTGCCGTGGGCGACATCATGCTGATGCATGACCACGTCAACATGCTCGGCTTTGCTGGCAATTCGCCGCTGCAGGGACCCAACGATCCTCGCTTCGGGCCACGCTTCCCAGCCCTGGTCAACTCGTACAACAAGGACCTGATCAACAAAGCCCTCGAGATCGGCAAATCCATGGGCATCGAGTCGAACATGCATGTGGGCGTGTACTCCTGCCTGGGCGGACCCACCTACGAGACCATTGCCGAGCTGAAGGCCCTCCGCATGATGGGCGTCGACGCTGTGGGCATGTCCACGGTGCACGAGGTCATCACTGCCCGTCACTGCGACATGAAAGTGTTCGCCTTCAGCCTGATCACCAACAAGTGCTCCACCGAGTACAGCGACAAGAAGGACGAGGAGGCTAACCACGACGAGGTCATGTCCGTGGCCAAGAACAGGCAAAAGGCGTGCTGTGAGCTCGTCGCTCGACTGGTCCGAGAGATCCACGCACAATCTTAG
- the LOC117893061 gene encoding calcium uniporter protein, mitochondrial isoform X1 — MSRNGAAVVSAFRLLLRPSGVSRHRGLRLAPVTAFALHLRPCGGHELQQHRTFAATTSDDDGKHPLDKHKTQLETGDITRLTLPELRTRLRALGLSATGKKQALVERLTATQTARTTAPEHTPSTTRTSEIMAASSVETTAKTDSNLSMMEVKGAGGGTAGDAATATAIVAVQQLVNNSNTSRTAAFDNQNAAQNDDIFVEYVNGMPHMTVRLPSRNELCQFALKPISHNVGDLLSMLREEDRGIDRAAVINKNGVRIASSCTIDSLLDDTFSIQINNRTMEVNPPKRDKITLESMDKVGDVRKVIAQLYEAFNVGEYQLEKSNQLAKELESIRYELEPLEEKKLELSKKATRRTNFMTWMGLGLMSVQFGILARLTWWEYSWDIMEPVTYFVTYGTTMAMYAYYCVTKREYMMEAVKNREYSLTIYKNAKKMQFDVEHYNQLKRKTAELEYNLRRINDPLNMQLPSHLVRTQENTPPTDQQPDEAREGKSN, encoded by the exons CACTTGCGGCCTTGCGGCGGCCATGAGCTGCAGCAACACAGAACTTTCGCTGCCACAACGTCGGATGATGACGGGAAGCATCCACTCGACAAACATAAAACGCAACTGGAAACAGGAG ATATCACGCGACTCACTTTGCCAGAACTAAGGACACGCCTGCGAGCCCTGGGTCTAAGTGCAACCGGCAAGAAACAGGCACTAGTCGAGCGACTAACAGCGACACAGACAGCCAGAACAACAGCACCAGAACACACACCATCCACCACCCGTACAAGTGAAATAATGGCAGCATCTTCTGTAGAAACAACGGCGAAAACAGACTCCAATTTGTCGATGATGGAGGTGAAAGGTGCAGGTGGTGGGACCGCTGGggatgcagcaacagcaacggcaatcGTGGCCGTGCAGCAGCTCGTAAATAATTCGAACACGAGCAGGACTGCCGCTTTCGACAACCAAAATGCAGCACAAAATG ATGACATCTTTGTGGAGTACGTGAATGGTATGCCGCACATGACCGTTAGGCTGCCAAGTCGCAATGAATTATGTCAGTTTGCACTGAAACCGATCTCGCATAATGTGGGGGATCTCCTCTCGATGCTGAGGGAGGAGGATCGCGGCATTGATCGGGCGGCGGTGATCAATAAGAATGGAGTGCGCATTGCCTCGTCCTGCACCATCGATAGCCTGCTGGATGATACATTTAG CATACAAATCAACAATCGCACCATGGAAGTGAATCCACCGAAGCGCGACAAGATCACACTGGAGTCCATGGACAAGGTGGGCGATGTGCGTAAGGTTATTGCTCAG CTCTATGAGGCGTTCAATGTGGGCGAATATCAGCTGGAGAAGAGCAATCAACTGGCCAAGGAACTGGAGAGCATACGCTACGAGCTGGAGCCACTCGAAGAG AAGAAGCTTGAACTAAGCAAAAAGGCCACTCGTCGCACCAACTTTATGACTTGGATGGGTCTCGGCCTGATGTCCGTGCAGTTTGGCATTTTGGCCCGATTGACCTGGTGGGAGTACTCTTGGGATATCATGGAGCCGGTTACATATTTTGTAACCTACGGCACGACAATGGCCATGTACGCCTACTACTGTGTGACCAAGAGG GAGTACATGATGGAGGCTGTGAAAAACCGCGAATACTCGCTGACCATCTACAAGAATGCCAAGAAGATGCAGTTCGATGTGGAGCACTACAATCAGCTGAAGCGCAAGACGGCGGAGCTGGAGTACAACCTGAGAAGGATCAATGATCCGCTGAACATGCAACTGCCATCGCATCTGGTGCGCACCCAGGAGAACACGCCCCCGACCGACCAGCAGCCGGACGAGGCCAGGGAGGGCAAAAGTAACTAA
- the LOC117893063 gene encoding purine nucleoside phosphorylase isoform X4 has translation MCSRDCCGGPGSSQKSGNTCTDKKTKGLSESEKVIPTPQSLLDNGRIQCSLTPEELRALRVLNEDTYPYEVIQEIADFIVKGAGMRPKIGIICGSGLGSLADIIQDAKIFEYEKIPNFPVSTVEGHAGKLVVGHLEGAIVMAMQGRFHFYEGYPLAKCSMPVRVMKLCGVEYLFATNAAGGINPKFAVGDIMLMHDHVNMLGFAGNSPLQGPNDPRFGPRFPALVNSYNKDLINKALEIGKSMGIESNMHVGVYSCLGGPTYETIAELKALRMMGVDAVGMSTVHEVITARHCDMKVFAFSLITNKCSTEYSDKKDEEANHDEVMSVAKNRQKACCELVARLVREIHAQS, from the exons ATGTGTTCGCGCGACTGTTGCGGTGGGCCCGGTAGCTCCCAAAAAAGTGGCAATACGTGCACGGACAAAAAGACCAAGGGTCTCAGCGAGTCCGAGAAAGTGATACCCACGCCGCAGAGTCTACT TGATAATGGAAGAATCCAATGCTCCCTCACGCCCGAAGAGCTGAGGGCTCTGCGGGTGCTCAACGAAGACAC GTATCCATATGAGGTTATCCAGGAAATCGCCGACTTCATTGTGAAGGGCGCTGGCATGCGGCCCAAGATTGGCATCATTTGCGGCTCGGGACTGGGCTCGCTGGCCGACATCATTCAGGATGCGAAGATCTTTGAGTACGAGAAGATCCCAAACTTTCCGGTGTCGACGGTGGAGGGTCACGCCGGCAAGCTGGTTGTCGGCCATCTGGAGGGTGCCATCGTGATGGCCATGCAGGGACGGTTCCACTTCTACGAGGGCTATCCCCTGGCCAAGTGCTCCATGCCGGTGCGCGTGATGAAGCTGTGCGGAGTGGAGTATCTGTTCGCCACGAATGCGGCCGGCGGCATCAACCCCAAGTTTGCCGTGGGCGACATCATGCTGATGCATGACCACGTCAACATGCTCGGCTTTGCTGGCAATTCGCCGCTGCAGGGACCCAACGATCCTCGCTTCGGGCCACGCTTCCCAGCCCTGGTCAACTCGTACAACAAGGACCTGATCAACAAAGCCCTCGAGATCGGCAAATCCATGGGCATCGAGTCGAACATGCATGTGGGCGTGTACTCCTGCCTGGGCGGACCCACCTACGAGACCATTGCCGAGCTGAAGGCCCTCCGCATGATGGGCGTCGACGCTGTGGGCATGTCCACGGTGCACGAGGTCATCACTGCCCGTCACTGCGACATGAAAGTGTTCGCCTTCAGCCTGATCACCAACAAGTGCTCCACCGAGTACAGCGACAAGAAGGACGAGGAGGCTAACCACGACGAGGTCATGTCCGTGGCCAAGAACAGGCAAAAGGCGTGCTGTGAGCTCGTCGCTCGACTGGTCCGAGAGATCCACGCACAATCTTAG
- the LOC117893063 gene encoding purine nucleoside phosphorylase isoform X2, with translation MCSRDCCGGPGSSQKSGNTCTDKKTKGLSESEKVIPTPQSLLYPYEVIQEIADFIVKGAGMRPKIGIICGSGLGSLADIIQDAKIFEYEKIPNFPVSTVEGHAGKLVVGHLEGAIVMAMQGRFHFYEGYPLAKCSMPVRVMKLCGVEYLFATNAAGGINPKFAVGDIMLMHDHVNMLGFAGNSPLQGPNDPRFGPRFPALVNSYNKDLINKALEIGKSMGIESNMHVGVYSCLGGPTYETIAELKALRMMGVDAVGMSTVHEVITARHCDMKVFAFSLITNKCSTEYSDKKDEEANHDEVMSVAKNRQKACCELVARLVREIHAQS, from the exons ATGTGTTCGCGCGACTGTTGCGGTGGGCCCGGTAGCTCCCAAAAAAGTGGCAATACGTGCACGGACAAAAAGACCAAGGGTCTCAGCGAGTCCGAGAAAGTGATACCCACGCCGCAGAGTCTACT GTATCCATATGAGGTTATCCAGGAAATCGCCGACTTCATTGTGAAGGGCGCTGGCATGCGGCCCAAGATTGGCATCATTTGCGGCTCGGGACTGGGCTCGCTGGCCGACATCATTCAGGATGCGAAGATCTTTGAGTACGAGAAGATCCCAAACTTTCCGGTGTCGACGGTGGAGGGTCACGCCGGCAAGCTGGTTGTCGGCCATCTGGAGGGTGCCATCGTGATGGCCATGCAGGGACGGTTCCACTTCTACGAGGGCTATCCCCTGGCCAAGTGCTCCATGCCGGTGCGCGTGATGAAGCTGTGCGGAGTGGAGTATCTGTTCGCCACGAATGCGGCCGGCGGCATCAACCCCAAGTTTGCCGTGGGCGACATCATGCTGATGCATGACCACGTCAACATGCTCGGCTTTGCTGGCAATTCGCCGCTGCAGGGACCCAACGATCCTCGCTTCGGGCCACGCTTCCCAGCCCTGGTCAACTCGTACAACAAGGACCTGATCAACAAAGCCCTCGAGATCGGCAAATCCATGGGCATCGAGTCGAACATGCATGTGGGCGTGTACTCCTGCCTGGGCGGACCCACCTACGAGACCATTGCCGAGCTGAAGGCCCTCCGCATGATGGGCGTCGACGCTGTGGGCATGTCCACGGTGCACGAGGTCATCACTGCCCGTCACTGCGACATGAAAGTGTTCGCCTTCAGCCTGATCACCAACAAGTGCTCCACCGAGTACAGCGACAAGAAGGACGAGGAGGCTAACCACGACGAGGTCATGTCCGTGGCCAAGAACAGGCAAAAGGCGTGCTGTGAGCTCGTCGCTCGACTGGTCCGAGAGATCCACGCACAATCTTAG
- the LOC117893063 gene encoding purine nucleoside phosphorylase isoform X1 — protein MTGYNSKGDVATSNGNHRNGHSNGSSSNGDRPADDLAQENQTDNGRIQCSLTPEELRALRVLNEDTYPYEVIQEIADFIVKGAGMRPKIGIICGSGLGSLADIIQDAKIFEYEKIPNFPVSTVEGHAGKLVVGHLEGAIVMAMQGRFHFYEGYPLAKCSMPVRVMKLCGVEYLFATNAAGGINPKFAVGDIMLMHDHVNMLGFAGNSPLQGPNDPRFGPRFPALVNSYNKDLINKALEIGKSMGIESNMHVGVYSCLGGPTYETIAELKALRMMGVDAVGMSTVHEVITARHCDMKVFAFSLITNKCSTEYSDKKDEEANHDEVMSVAKNRQKACCELVARLVREIHAQS, from the exons atgaCGGGCTATAATTCCAAAGGCGATGTGGCCACCAGCAATGGCAATCATAGGAACGGAcacagcaatggcagcagcagcaacggcgacaGGCCGGCCGACGACTTGGCGCAGGAGAATCAAAC TGATAATGGAAGAATCCAATGCTCCCTCACGCCCGAAGAGCTGAGGGCTCTGCGGGTGCTCAACGAAGACAC GTATCCATATGAGGTTATCCAGGAAATCGCCGACTTCATTGTGAAGGGCGCTGGCATGCGGCCCAAGATTGGCATCATTTGCGGCTCGGGACTGGGCTCGCTGGCCGACATCATTCAGGATGCGAAGATCTTTGAGTACGAGAAGATCCCAAACTTTCCGGTGTCGACGGTGGAGGGTCACGCCGGCAAGCTGGTTGTCGGCCATCTGGAGGGTGCCATCGTGATGGCCATGCAGGGACGGTTCCACTTCTACGAGGGCTATCCCCTGGCCAAGTGCTCCATGCCGGTGCGCGTGATGAAGCTGTGCGGAGTGGAGTATCTGTTCGCCACGAATGCGGCCGGCGGCATCAACCCCAAGTTTGCCGTGGGCGACATCATGCTGATGCATGACCACGTCAACATGCTCGGCTTTGCTGGCAATTCGCCGCTGCAGGGACCCAACGATCCTCGCTTCGGGCCACGCTTCCCAGCCCTGGTCAACTCGTACAACAAGGACCTGATCAACAAAGCCCTCGAGATCGGCAAATCCATGGGCATCGAGTCGAACATGCATGTGGGCGTGTACTCCTGCCTGGGCGGACCCACCTACGAGACCATTGCCGAGCTGAAGGCCCTCCGCATGATGGGCGTCGACGCTGTGGGCATGTCCACGGTGCACGAGGTCATCACTGCCCGTCACTGCGACATGAAAGTGTTCGCCTTCAGCCTGATCACCAACAAGTGCTCCACCGAGTACAGCGACAAGAAGGACGAGGAGGCTAACCACGACGAGGTCATGTCCGTGGCCAAGAACAGGCAAAAGGCGTGCTGTGAGCTCGTCGCTCGACTGGTCCGAGAGATCCACGCACAATCTTAG
- the LOC117893061 gene encoding calcium uniporter protein, mitochondrial isoform X2, which produces MSRNGAAVVSAFRLLLRPSGVSRHRGLRLAPVTAFALHLRPCGGHELQQHRTFAATTSDDDGKHPLDKHKTQLETGDDIFVEYVNGMPHMTVRLPSRNELCQFALKPISHNVGDLLSMLREEDRGIDRAAVINKNGVRIASSCTIDSLLDDTFSIQINNRTMEVNPPKRDKITLESMDKVGDVRKVIAQLYEAFNVGEYQLEKSNQLAKELESIRYELEPLEEKKLELSKKATRRTNFMTWMGLGLMSVQFGILARLTWWEYSWDIMEPVTYFVTYGTTMAMYAYYCVTKREYMMEAVKNREYSLTIYKNAKKMQFDVEHYNQLKRKTAELEYNLRRINDPLNMQLPSHLVRTQENTPPTDQQPDEAREGKSN; this is translated from the exons CACTTGCGGCCTTGCGGCGGCCATGAGCTGCAGCAACACAGAACTTTCGCTGCCACAACGTCGGATGATGACGGGAAGCATCCACTCGACAAACATAAAACGCAACTGGAAACAGGAG ATGACATCTTTGTGGAGTACGTGAATGGTATGCCGCACATGACCGTTAGGCTGCCAAGTCGCAATGAATTATGTCAGTTTGCACTGAAACCGATCTCGCATAATGTGGGGGATCTCCTCTCGATGCTGAGGGAGGAGGATCGCGGCATTGATCGGGCGGCGGTGATCAATAAGAATGGAGTGCGCATTGCCTCGTCCTGCACCATCGATAGCCTGCTGGATGATACATTTAG CATACAAATCAACAATCGCACCATGGAAGTGAATCCACCGAAGCGCGACAAGATCACACTGGAGTCCATGGACAAGGTGGGCGATGTGCGTAAGGTTATTGCTCAG CTCTATGAGGCGTTCAATGTGGGCGAATATCAGCTGGAGAAGAGCAATCAACTGGCCAAGGAACTGGAGAGCATACGCTACGAGCTGGAGCCACTCGAAGAG AAGAAGCTTGAACTAAGCAAAAAGGCCACTCGTCGCACCAACTTTATGACTTGGATGGGTCTCGGCCTGATGTCCGTGCAGTTTGGCATTTTGGCCCGATTGACCTGGTGGGAGTACTCTTGGGATATCATGGAGCCGGTTACATATTTTGTAACCTACGGCACGACAATGGCCATGTACGCCTACTACTGTGTGACCAAGAGG GAGTACATGATGGAGGCTGTGAAAAACCGCGAATACTCGCTGACCATCTACAAGAATGCCAAGAAGATGCAGTTCGATGTGGAGCACTACAATCAGCTGAAGCGCAAGACGGCGGAGCTGGAGTACAACCTGAGAAGGATCAATGATCCGCTGAACATGCAACTGCCATCGCATCTGGTGCGCACCCAGGAGAACACGCCCCCGACCGACCAGCAGCCGGACGAGGCCAGGGAGGGCAAAAGTAACTAA